A region from the Dehalococcoidia bacterium genome encodes:
- the gyrA gene encoding DNA gyrase subunit A, whose amino-acid sequence MVIERPEDRVSPVRIEDEMRQSYLDYAMSVIVSRALPDVRDGLKPVQRRILYAMGEMNLRSTAAYKKSAAIVGEVMGKYHPHGDAPVYEAMVRMAQDFSLRYPLVDGQGNFGSIDADPPAHMRYTEARLAAIADEMLADIDKNTVDFRPNYDASHEEPEALPARLPNLLVNGSSGIAVGMATNIPPHNLTEICNAVTRLIERPATTTEELAEIVRGPDFPTAGMIIGREGIKNAFATGQGRIIMRARAHIEEMARAGRFAIIITELPYQTNKAALIEKIADLVKDKKIEGISDLRDESDRHGMRVVIELKAGAQPRQVLNTLYKHTAMQSSFNVHMLCLVKGQPKTVTLRTALLEYLNFRRDVVRRRSQFDLDKAREREHIVAGLLKALDKIEAVIRLIRGSASAAEAKTRLQERPFSFSERQAQAILDMTLSRLAALQRQQLIDEHAQLLKTIAYLEGLLADAAQLDGVIKDETLELRKKYGDERRTQIVEQELENFSDEDLIPHEPIVVTLSRRGYIKRIPLDTYRPQRRGGKGLTGMPTREEDAVHRMMVADTHDYLLFFTDRGKVFQLKAHEIPDASRQARGLPLINLIDIQQGELVTAVIATQTYDGDCLLLATRLGEIKRTPLKEFESVRRNGLIAMDLEPGDALVSARMARSTDQLVMATADGQAIRFPVGDLRMASRSSGGVRGIKLASGDYVVGMEVANDAHHLFTISEHGYGKRTPYTQYPTQKRGGGGVLNMKVTDKTGRVSAIRPVNGTRELIIITGDGIVLRTTVDAISVIGRATQGVSIIRPRPGDTVAAIAGIEGPDEDEAPAPRRRGKAGETTEASSTAGAMPMLPGLEEGVQKARARRNGRNGTA is encoded by the coding sequence ATGGTTATCGAACGCCCCGAGGATCGCGTCAGCCCGGTCAGGATCGAAGACGAGATGCGGCAGTCCTACCTCGATTACGCGATGAGCGTGATCGTGTCGCGCGCCCTGCCCGACGTGCGCGACGGCCTCAAGCCGGTGCAGCGCCGCATTCTCTACGCCATGGGCGAGATGAACCTGCGCTCCACCGCGGCCTACAAGAAGAGCGCCGCCATCGTCGGCGAGGTGATGGGCAAGTATCACCCGCACGGCGATGCGCCCGTCTACGAGGCGATGGTGCGCATGGCGCAGGACTTCTCCCTGCGCTACCCGCTGGTCGACGGTCAGGGCAACTTCGGCAGCATCGACGCCGACCCGCCGGCCCACATGCGCTACACGGAAGCCAGGCTCGCGGCGATCGCCGACGAGATGCTGGCCGACATCGACAAGAACACGGTCGATTTCCGCCCCAACTACGACGCCAGCCACGAGGAGCCGGAGGCGCTGCCCGCGCGGCTGCCGAACCTGCTGGTCAACGGCTCGTCCGGCATCGCCGTGGGCATGGCGACCAACATCCCGCCGCATAACCTCACCGAGATCTGCAACGCGGTTACCCGCCTGATCGAGCGCCCGGCCACGACGACCGAAGAACTGGCCGAGATCGTGCGCGGGCCGGACTTCCCGACGGCCGGCATGATCATCGGCCGTGAAGGAATCAAGAACGCCTTCGCCACAGGCCAGGGCCGCATCATCATGCGCGCCCGCGCCCATATCGAGGAGATGGCTCGCGCCGGCCGCTTCGCGATCATCATCACCGAGCTGCCCTACCAGACCAACAAGGCGGCGCTGATCGAGAAGATCGCCGACCTGGTCAAGGACAAGAAGATCGAAGGGATCAGCGACCTGCGCGACGAGTCCGACCGCCACGGCATGCGCGTGGTGATCGAGCTGAAGGCCGGCGCCCAGCCGCGCCAGGTGCTGAACACGCTCTACAAGCACACGGCGATGCAGTCGTCGTTCAACGTGCACATGCTCTGCCTGGTCAAGGGCCAGCCGAAGACGGTGACGTTGCGCACGGCGCTGCTGGAATACCTCAACTTCCGCCGCGACGTAGTGCGGCGGCGCAGCCAGTTCGACCTGGACAAGGCGCGCGAGCGCGAGCACATCGTCGCCGGCCTGCTCAAGGCGCTGGACAAGATCGAGGCGGTGATCCGCCTGATCCGCGGCTCGGCCAGCGCCGCCGAGGCGAAGACCAGGCTACAGGAGCGGCCGTTCAGCTTCAGCGAGCGCCAGGCGCAGGCGATCCTCGACATGACGCTCAGCCGCCTGGCCGCGCTGCAGCGCCAGCAGTTGATCGACGAGCACGCGCAGTTGCTGAAGACGATCGCCTACCTGGAAGGGCTGCTGGCCGACGCGGCCCAGCTCGACGGCGTGATCAAAGACGAGACGCTGGAGCTGCGCAAGAAGTACGGCGACGAGCGCCGCACACAGATCGTCGAGCAGGAGCTGGAAAACTTCTCCGACGAGGACCTGATCCCGCACGAGCCGATCGTGGTCACGCTCAGCCGCCGCGGCTACATCAAGCGCATTCCGCTCGATACCTACCGGCCGCAGCGCCGCGGCGGCAAGGGCCTCACCGGCATGCCCACGCGCGAGGAAGACGCCGTCCACCGCATGATGGTGGCCGACACGCACGACTACCTGCTCTTCTTCACCGACCGCGGCAAGGTCTTCCAGCTCAAGGCGCACGAGATTCCCGACGCCTCGCGCCAGGCCCGCGGCCTGCCGCTGATCAACCTGATCGACATCCAGCAGGGCGAGCTGGTCACGGCCGTAATCGCCACGCAGACGTACGACGGCGACTGCCTGCTGCTGGCAACCAGGCTGGGGGAGATCAAGCGCACGCCGCTCAAAGAGTTCGAGAGTGTGCGCCGCAACGGCCTGATCGCCATGGACCTTGAGCCGGGCGACGCGCTCGTCTCCGCCCGCATGGCCCGCTCGACCGACCAGCTGGTGATGGCCACCGCCGACGGCCAGGCGATCCGCTTCCCCGTGGGCGATCTGCGCATGGCCTCGCGCTCGAGCGGCGGCGTGCGCGGTATCAAGCTCGCGTCCGGCGACTACGTCGTGGGCATGGAGGTCGCCAACGACGCGCACCACCTGTTCACGATCAGCGAGCACGGCTACGGCAAGCGCACGCCGTACACGCAGTACCCGACACAGAAGCGCGGCGGCGGCGGCGTGCTGAACATGAAGGTCACGGACAAGACCGGCCGCGTGTCGGCGATCCGCCCCGTGAACGGCACGCGCGAGCTGATCATCATCACCGGCGACGGCATCGTGCTGCGTACGACGGTGGACGCGATCTCCGTGATCGGCCGCGCCACCCAGGGCGTGAGCATAATCCGCCCGCGCCCCGGCGACACGGTCGCCGCGATCGCCGGCATCGAGGGGCCGGATGAAGATGAGGCGCCCGCGCCGCGCCGCCGCGGCAAGGCCGGCGAGACCACCGAGGCCAGCAGCACTGCCGGCGCCATGCCGATGCTGCCGGGCCTGGAGGAGGGCGTGCAGAAGGCCCGCGCCCGGCGCAACGGCCGCAACGGCACGGCGTAA